Proteins co-encoded in one Cellulosilyticum sp. I15G10I2 genomic window:
- a CDS encoding cobyric acid synthase: MGKPIMFQGTASNAGKSFIVAAFCRIFYQDGLKVIPFKSQNMALNSYITDEGLEMGRAQVFQAEAAGIQPNVKMNPVLLKPHADKHCQVVINGKVYGNMSAVEYHEFKPQLAEMIKEVYETISHDNDVVVIEGAGSPAEINLRDKDIVNMGMAELADSPVILIGDIDKGGVFAALAGTIMLLSEEEKKRVKGVIINKFRGDIKILEPGIKMLEDIIKIPVLGVIPYMHVNIEDEDSLTTRFNHQNHKQKDIEIEVVCLPHISNFTDLNIFETQEDVSIKYITRGKSIGNPDILIIPGSKNTIEDLLYLKESGLARQITALSQKGKLIFGICGGYQILGKKLCDPSGIECGINEIEGLGLLDIETVFEAEKVTTQVEGTVNKDLPGYLQNLAGKKVSGYEIHMGISTLGNGVKPILTIKEKLGKKVQLLEGCMNQEGNVMGTYLHGIFDELDFTRSLLNYIRTQKGLESKVSEVTSFKAFKDKEYDKIAQIVRENVDMEAIYKMIRG, encoded by the coding sequence ATGGGAAAACCAATTATGTTTCAGGGAACAGCATCAAATGCAGGAAAAAGCTTTATTGTGGCAGCTTTTTGCAGAATATTTTACCAAGATGGACTTAAAGTTATTCCTTTTAAATCTCAAAATATGGCACTTAATTCCTATATAACAGATGAAGGTCTGGAAATGGGAAGAGCACAGGTCTTTCAAGCAGAAGCAGCAGGGATACAGCCCAATGTTAAAATGAACCCAGTGCTTTTAAAGCCTCATGCGGATAAACATTGTCAAGTTGTTATAAATGGCAAGGTATATGGCAATATGAGCGCCGTAGAGTACCATGAATTTAAACCTCAGCTTGCAGAAATGATTAAGGAAGTTTATGAAACTATAAGCCATGACAATGATGTGGTAGTGATAGAAGGGGCAGGCAGCCCAGCTGAGATTAATCTACGAGACAAAGATATTGTAAATATGGGGATGGCAGAGCTTGCAGATTCACCTGTTATCTTAATCGGAGATATCGATAAAGGCGGAGTTTTTGCAGCACTTGCAGGGACGATTATGCTGCTTAGCGAAGAAGAGAAAAAACGCGTAAAAGGGGTTATTATCAATAAGTTCAGAGGGGATATTAAAATATTAGAACCGGGCATTAAAATGTTAGAAGATATTATTAAGATACCAGTTTTAGGGGTTATTCCATACATGCATGTCAATATTGAAGACGAAGACAGCTTAACAACGCGGTTTAACCACCAAAATCATAAACAAAAGGATATCGAGATAGAAGTGGTATGTCTCCCTCATATATCAAACTTCACAGATTTAAACATCTTTGAGACCCAAGAAGATGTCAGTATCAAATATATTACCCGAGGAAAGTCTATCGGCAATCCAGATATTCTCATTATTCCAGGCAGTAAAAATACTATCGAAGATCTGCTTTATCTTAAAGAAAGTGGACTAGCAAGGCAAATTACAGCGCTTAGTCAAAAAGGAAAATTGATTTTTGGAATCTGTGGGGGGTATCAGATATTAGGTAAAAAGCTATGTGATCCTAGTGGCATAGAATGTGGTATTAATGAAATAGAAGGACTAGGTCTGTTAGATATAGAAACAGTATTTGAAGCCGAAAAAGTAACTACTCAAGTTGAAGGGACTGTTAATAAAGACTTACCAGGATATTTACAAAACCTAGCAGGTAAAAAGGTAAGTGGGTATGAAATTCATATGGGTATCAGTACCCTTGGAAATGGAGTGAAACCTATCTTAACGATTAAAGAGAAGCTAGGTAAGAAAGTTCAGTTATTAGAAGGCTGCATGAATCAAGAAGGCAATGTTATGGGAACGTATCTTCATGGGATCTTTGATGAGTTAGATTTTACAAGAAGCTTGCTTAATTATATAAGAACTCAAAAAGGCTTGGAGAGCAAAGTCAGTGAAGTTACTTCTTTTAAAGCATTTAAAGACAAAGAGTATGATAAAATAGCACAAATCGTAAGAGAAAATGTTGATATGGAAGCTATTTATAAAATGATAAGAGGGTGA
- a CDS encoding dipicolinate synthase subunit B: MQLKGLKIGFGFTGSYCVFDQVFPQLQNLVDAGAEVVPVVSYQVAVTDSRYGTAKDFLKRMKDITGKEAIQTMSDAETLNKYEKPLDIFVIAPCTGNSLSKLADGATDTPVLMMAKELFRNNKPVLLGIATNDGLSISAKSIAALLNTKHIYFVPFGQDNVKDKPNSLVSVFPLMIPSVLQALNKEQLQPILEKF, from the coding sequence ATGCAACTCAAAGGTTTAAAGATTGGTTTTGGTTTTACCGGTTCTTATTGTGTATTTGACCAGGTGTTTCCACAGCTGCAGAATCTAGTAGATGCCGGTGCTGAGGTAGTTCCTGTTGTTTCTTATCAAGTAGCTGTTACTGATTCGCGCTATGGTACTGCCAAAGACTTTTTAAAACGCATGAAAGATATTACTGGCAAAGAAGCTATTCAAACAATGTCTGATGCTGAAACTCTTAATAAATATGAAAAGCCCTTAGATATTTTCGTTATTGCGCCTTGTACCGGGAATAGTCTGTCAAAACTTGCTGATGGTGCAACAGATACCCCAGTCCTTATGATGGCCAAAGAACTTTTTAGAAACAATAAGCCAGTCTTATTAGGCATCGCCACCAACGATGGACTTAGTATTAGCGCTAAAAGCATTGCAGCTTTACTTAACACTAAACATATTTACTTTGTTCCTTTTGGACAGGATAATGTTAAGGATAAACCCAATTCTTTAGTCTCTGTATTTCCATTAATGATCCCAAGTGTTTTACAGGCATTAAACAAGGAGCAGCTTCAGCCAATCCTTGAAAAGTTTTAA
- a CDS encoding helix-turn-helix domain-containing protein translates to MHNMNSEDMANMAKTFEVCTNIKCKYIELETSSAYEPVQCSNQLCCTLHKLLKQDYSCKELTMHAYEQAQRFGLAYIYYCDIGLVHIIMPIHQEDGKKRAFFCGPILISDKYEYLFEEIAIKYKISTNEIQTLLKALDDIDAIEPYKVTALSNMIELVANQASTDIGKLNVKIRNDVQKQQIKIHEYLLSENVSTNDTPRTYSIEKEKLLIAAIRDCDIEKARELLNSILGDLFVIAVADLDTIRTRLVELIVLLSRGAVEGGVSTKEIFGLNGQYIKQVLEVDTIDDLYFCLNQILIRFVDAVFVYRNSRHGDSIKRAIQYIKQNYMNKITLEEVASAVHVSPNYFSKIFKEESGINFATYLNQIRIEGAKKLLAADETSLADVAYLAGFEDQSYFSRVFKKYTGLSPKRYKELKGSS, encoded by the coding sequence ATGCATAATATGAATTCTGAAGATATGGCTAATATGGCAAAAACATTTGAAGTATGTACCAATATAAAATGCAAGTATATAGAGCTGGAAACCAGCAGTGCTTACGAACCGGTACAATGCAGCAATCAGCTTTGTTGTACACTGCATAAGCTGCTTAAACAAGATTATTCTTGTAAAGAGCTTACTATGCATGCTTATGAGCAGGCCCAAAGATTTGGACTGGCATACATCTATTACTGTGATATAGGACTTGTACATATCATTATGCCTATTCATCAAGAAGATGGCAAAAAAAGAGCCTTTTTCTGCGGTCCCATTTTAATATCGGACAAGTATGAATATCTGTTTGAAGAGATAGCTATTAAATATAAAATTAGTACGAATGAAATACAGACACTTTTAAAAGCGTTAGATGATATTGATGCAATTGAGCCTTATAAAGTAACTGCACTTTCGAATATGATAGAACTCGTTGCAAACCAGGCGTCTACAGATATAGGTAAGCTTAATGTAAAAATAAGAAATGATGTACAAAAACAACAGATAAAAATTCATGAATATTTATTAAGTGAAAATGTCAGTACAAACGACACACCTAGAACATATTCAATAGAAAAAGAAAAGCTTTTGATAGCAGCCATTAGAGATTGTGATATAGAAAAAGCAAGAGAACTCCTAAATAGTATTCTTGGCGATTTATTTGTAATTGCCGTAGCAGATTTAGATACCATACGAACAAGACTTGTAGAGCTGATTGTTTTATTATCGAGAGGTGCTGTTGAAGGTGGAGTAAGTACAAAAGAGATCTTTGGTCTTAATGGACAGTATATTAAACAAGTCTTAGAAGTAGATACCATAGATGATTTATATTTCTGTCTGAATCAAATATTGATTCGATTTGTGGATGCTGTGTTTGTTTATAGAAACAGCAGGCATGGTGACTCAATTAAAAGGGCGATCCAATATATTAAGCAAAATTACATGAATAAGATTACACTAGAAGAAGTTGCTAGTGCTGTACATGTAAGCCCAAATTACTTCAGCAAAATCTTTAAAGAAGAGTCAGGTATTAATTTTGCGACTTATCTTAATCAAATAAGAATAGAGGGCGCTAAAAAGCTTCTTGCTGCTGATGAAACTTCTTTGGCGGATGTTGCGTATTTAGCAGGTTTTGAAGATCAAAGTTACTTCTCACGGGTATTTAAAAAGTATACTGGATTATCACCTAAAAGATATAAGGAATTAAAAGGATCAAGCTAA
- a CDS encoding GTP-binding protein, with the protein MIKLAIIGGFLGAGKTTLILNLAKRYRELGLKVGIVTNDQGSDLVDTEFLKSAGFSVMEVEGGCFCCNFDVFTEKVDQLAKVNFPDIILAEPVGSCTDLIATIFKPLINEEVFLENYVSTFSYSPLSVVVDPKRIKRVMMEEENSLFPNEINYLFTKQLEEANVILLNKIDLLNEIEVEKIISYIKQKYTAAEVIPISAKDKLGLDYLANLLIDEHMDQMNTLDIDYDVYGLAEAYLGWLNAACYVTLEEAIDVSGMMLAIIEKCQKEFRITHSEVAHLKLYAIAQEDYLKVSLVSIDEEPDFNKKMEKMQSQFNLIINARVSSKPQYLKTTIERVVDEVRQQYHAVLQDFKIECFAPAQPNPKYRMK; encoded by the coding sequence ATGATTAAACTGGCTATTATCGGAGGCTTTTTAGGAGCAGGCAAAACCACCCTCATATTAAACCTTGCAAAGAGGTACAGAGAGCTTGGATTAAAAGTAGGTATCGTCACAAATGATCAAGGCAGTGATCTAGTTGATACAGAATTCTTAAAAAGCGCAGGATTTTCTGTAATGGAAGTAGAAGGAGGCTGCTTTTGCTGTAACTTTGATGTGTTTACTGAAAAGGTAGATCAATTAGCAAAAGTCAATTTTCCAGATATTATACTTGCTGAGCCTGTAGGAAGTTGCACAGACCTTATAGCCACCATTTTTAAACCTCTTATTAATGAAGAAGTTTTTTTGGAGAATTATGTTAGTACTTTTTCTTATTCGCCTTTATCTGTAGTAGTTGATCCTAAACGTATAAAAAGGGTCATGATGGAGGAAGAAAACAGCCTTTTTCCAAATGAAATTAACTATCTATTTACTAAACAATTAGAAGAAGCCAATGTTATTCTTTTAAATAAAATTGACTTACTTAATGAAATAGAAGTAGAGAAGATTATAAGTTATATTAAGCAAAAATATACGGCTGCTGAAGTTATTCCTATTAGTGCAAAAGATAAGCTTGGACTTGATTATTTAGCTAATTTGCTGATTGATGAGCACATGGATCAAATGAATACTTTAGATATAGATTATGATGTCTATGGTTTAGCAGAGGCTTATCTTGGATGGCTTAATGCAGCTTGTTATGTAACACTTGAAGAAGCCATAGATGTATCTGGGATGATGCTTGCTATTATAGAAAAATGTCAAAAAGAGTTTAGGATAACTCACAGTGAGGTGGCACATTTAAAGCTTTATGCTATAGCTCAAGAAGACTACCTCAAAGTAAGTCTAGTCAGCATAGATGAGGAGCCGGATTTTAATAAAAAGATGGAAAAGATGCAAAGTCAGTTTAATCTTATTATTAATGCAAGAGTAAGTTCCAAACCACAATATCTTAAAACCACAATAGAGCGGGTAGTAGATGAAGTGAGACAACAATATCATGCGGTACTGCAAGATTTCAAGATAGAATGTTTTGCACCGGCTCAGCCTAATCCTAAATACCGTATGAAATAA
- a CDS encoding thioredoxin family protein, whose translation MVEVKLVTLDEPCSACIIITNLIKEMFKELAHQMPEVTFTIIEMHHINELKGIKGIEVEKMPIILIQDEQISAGSLPNKRYLKQLIEEESR comes from the coding sequence ATGGTAGAAGTGAAACTGGTGACATTAGATGAACCTTGCAGTGCATGTATTATTATAACAAACCTTATTAAGGAAATGTTTAAAGAGCTAGCGCACCAGATGCCAGAAGTAACTTTTACCATTATAGAAATGCACCATATTAATGAATTAAAAGGCATAAAGGGCATAGAAGTAGAAAAAATGCCTATCATTCTTATTCAGGATGAGCAAATAAGTGCGGGATCGCTTCCAAATAAAAGATATTTGAAACAGCTTATAGAGGAGGAGTCAAGATGA
- a CDS encoding uroporphyrinogen decarboxylase family protein: MNAKKLVLDAIRNEQTERAPWVPFVGCHAASLIGVNAEEYFKSSEHIFNGVTKAYEDYRPDGLPVLFDLQVEAEALGCGLKYAENNPPSVATHPLVDGVKLEDLKVPTEKDGRFPIVMEATKRICEALGDKIALYGLITGPYTLALHLRGTEIFFDMMDDPDYMHSVMAFCEKVCIATAQMYMDAGVDIVAIVDPMTSQISPDSFAEFVAPYATSVFEAIRAQGKLSSFFVCGDAKKNVEEMCKCKPNNISIDENIPLDYVKEVAGKYGVSFGGNVKLTLSLLFGTVTDCIKDAQNCMAVGGTKGYILAPGCDMPFSTPVDNIKAISSLVHGEIAEFLEDVNVLDGVDAALPDYPSLDHVRIDVITLDSESCAPCQYMMEAVRKASEGFEGKVVYKEHKVKDKEAVITMVKLGVSNIPTICIDGQIKHVSIIPSKEELVAQLKEIVEAKGV; this comes from the coding sequence ATGAATGCTAAAAAATTAGTTTTAGATGCCATAAGAAATGAACAAACCGAAAGAGCACCCTGGGTACCATTTGTAGGATGTCATGCAGCAAGTCTTATAGGGGTTAATGCAGAAGAGTATTTTAAGAGCAGTGAACATATTTTTAATGGCGTAACAAAGGCTTACGAGGACTACAGGCCAGATGGACTTCCAGTCCTTTTTGATCTTCAAGTAGAGGCAGAAGCTTTAGGCTGTGGACTTAAATATGCAGAGAATAATCCGCCTTCTGTTGCAACACATCCATTAGTTGATGGGGTTAAACTAGAAGATTTAAAAGTACCAACTGAAAAAGACGGCAGGTTTCCAATTGTTATGGAAGCAACAAAAAGGATTTGTGAGGCACTTGGAGATAAAATTGCATTATATGGTCTCATTACAGGGCCCTATACACTAGCCCTTCATCTAAGAGGTACAGAGATATTTTTTGATATGATGGATGACCCAGATTACATGCATAGTGTCATGGCTTTTTGTGAGAAGGTATGTATTGCTACAGCTCAAATGTATATGGATGCAGGGGTAGATATAGTAGCTATTGTAGATCCTATGACTTCGCAAATTTCACCAGACAGTTTTGCAGAATTTGTAGCACCTTATGCAACAAGCGTATTTGAGGCTATCAGGGCGCAAGGTAAACTTTCATCTTTCTTTGTATGCGGAGATGCGAAGAAGAATGTAGAAGAAATGTGCAAGTGTAAACCAAATAATATTTCAATAGATGAAAATATCCCACTTGATTATGTGAAAGAAGTTGCAGGCAAATATGGCGTATCTTTTGGAGGCAATGTTAAACTGACGCTGTCACTTTTATTTGGGACTGTAACAGACTGTATCAAGGATGCCCAAAACTGTATGGCAGTAGGTGGTACAAAAGGTTATATTTTAGCACCAGGCTGTGATATGCCGTTTTCAACACCAGTAGATAACATCAAAGCCATTTCTTCATTGGTTCACGGCGAAATAGCAGAGTTTTTAGAAGATGTTAATGTACTTGACGGTGTAGATGCGGCACTTCCAGATTATCCAAGTCTTGACCATGTTAGGATAGATGTTATCACACTTGACTCAGAAAGCTGTGCTCCATGCCAATACATGATGGAAGCTGTTCGTAAAGCAAGCGAAGGTTTTGAGGGTAAAGTTGTTTATAAAGAACATAAGGTGAAAGATAAAGAAGCTGTCATCACAATGGTAAAATTAGGCGTATCTAATATACCCACCATTTGCATTGATGGACAAATTAAACATGTAAGTATTATTCCAAGCAAAGAAGAACTTGTGGCACAATTAAAAGAAATAGTAGAAGCAAAAGGAGTGTAA
- a CDS encoding CobW family GTP-binding protein: MLVDIICGFLGAGKTTLINKLITVYKKRGEKIVIIENEYGSVNIDKYLFEDENIGVYEMTSGCLCCTLKGNLELSLQEIRDHIKPDRVIIEPSGIFVIDEMLSVFNTIDFQMFKLNQIITVVDSMHFMRYRHKYNALLGVQIKQAHVIVVSKISEQGDRKVLKNEIRIFNSKAPIIMKPWEDLGMDELEQIVNKMQSTKKFSSRKIRVTSAIIYQKHEIIPHQFTTETLQAEKNYSREAFEILIKDLEAKAILRCKGFINIEEKNYLFQYVDGTYSLEETVMPIKDHTLVLIGNM; encoded by the coding sequence ATGCTTGTCGATATAATATGCGGATTTTTAGGAGCAGGTAAGACAACACTTATCAATAAATTAATTACGGTTTATAAAAAAAGAGGTGAGAAGATTGTTATTATAGAGAATGAATATGGCAGCGTAAATATTGATAAGTATCTGTTTGAAGATGAAAATATAGGGGTCTATGAGATGACAAGCGGATGCTTGTGCTGCACTTTAAAGGGCAATTTAGAACTTAGTCTGCAAGAGATAAGAGATCATATCAAACCAGACAGGGTGATCATAGAACCATCTGGTATTTTTGTTATAGATGAGATGCTGAGTGTTTTTAACACCATAGACTTTCAAATGTTTAAGCTGAATCAGATTATTACAGTCGTAGACAGTATGCATTTTATGCGTTATCGTCATAAATATAATGCCTTACTCGGTGTACAGATTAAACAGGCGCATGTAATCGTTGTCAGTAAGATTTCAGAGCAAGGAGATAGAAAGGTTCTAAAAAATGAGATTAGAATATTTAACAGCAAGGCTCCTATTATTATGAAGCCGTGGGAAGATCTAGGGATGGATGAATTAGAACAAATTGTAAATAAAATGCAGTCCACTAAAAAATTTTCCTCCCGAAAGATCAGAGTGACTTCCGCTATTATTTACCAAAAACATGAGATTATCCCTCATCAATTTACAACCGAGACCCTTCAAGCAGAAAAAAACTATAGCAGAGAGGCATTTGAGATACTTATCAAGGATTTAGAAGCTAAAGCTATATTAAGATGTAAAGGTTTTATAAATATAGAGGAAAAGAACTATCTTTTTCAATATGTAGATGGGACCTATAGTTTAGAGGAAACTGTGATGCCTATTAAAGATCATACTTTAGTATTGATAGGAAATATGTAA
- a CDS encoding methyltransferase MtaB domain-containing protein: MVFKNLAYQSADELVYGLSKKPVILKNGLSIGGGNVIPEINFTLPTMSITQDTMPQVLEQYRGLMEDICKRAVDLYVPEFVAEIEVLPPMTFNPQWGIEVTKVVRDIMYHYENKYGIKGAVRITPVDIREDRATTHMWSGQNWDNIMTLFEGAAKAGAELLAIESIGGKEVHDDATMFADMRQAVFALGVLGCKDMKKLWRAIDDIARKTGAVTAGDTACGFANTAMVLADRKFVTKSYAAVIRVMTAVRSLVAYEEGARGPHKDCGYEGVYVKAITGTPISMEGKTAACAHLSPVGNIAAAMADLWSNEAIQNIKLLGGMAPTVSFEQLVYDCRLMNEATKRGDATRLLMRDLLVDSDSYYDPQAYVLRPDVVMDLSKEILSVDGHFNRVKKAAEVTIQTLKDAHKAGKVLIEERELSILDTLGEQVAGIINDEAAFIEEMKDECDPVKFDPKKYDL; encoded by the coding sequence ATGGTATTTAAAAATCTAGCATATCAATCAGCAGACGAGCTTGTATATGGTTTATCAAAAAAACCAGTCATACTTAAAAACGGTTTATCAATCGGTGGGGGAAACGTCATTCCGGAAATTAACTTTACACTTCCGACGATGAGTATTACACAGGATACCATGCCGCAAGTTTTAGAACAATACAGAGGTCTTATGGAAGATATCTGTAAAAGAGCAGTAGATTTATATGTACCAGAATTTGTAGCAGAAATAGAAGTATTACCGCCAATGACTTTTAATCCGCAGTGGGGGATTGAAGTAACCAAGGTAGTTAGAGACATCATGTATCATTATGAAAATAAGTATGGCATAAAAGGTGCTGTGAGAATTACACCTGTTGATATTAGAGAAGACAGAGCCACCACGCATATGTGGAGCGGGCAAAATTGGGATAATATTATGACACTATTTGAAGGGGCTGCAAAAGCTGGAGCAGAGCTCTTAGCGATTGAGTCTATCGGGGGCAAAGAAGTTCATGATGATGCAACGATGTTTGCTGATATGCGACAAGCTGTTTTTGCACTAGGAGTCCTTGGCTGCAAAGATATGAAAAAACTTTGGAGAGCAATTGACGATATCGCCAGGAAAACAGGTGCAGTAACGGCTGGAGATACAGCATGCGGTTTTGCAAATACAGCGATGGTGCTTGCAGACCGTAAGTTTGTAACAAAATCTTACGCAGCAGTTATTAGGGTTATGACCGCTGTAAGATCGCTTGTTGCTTATGAAGAAGGGGCAAGAGGGCCGCATAAGGACTGTGGTTATGAAGGTGTATATGTAAAAGCAATTACAGGAACACCTATCTCAATGGAAGGTAAAACAGCAGCCTGTGCACACCTTTCACCAGTCGGTAATATAGCGGCAGCTATGGCAGACCTTTGGAGTAATGAAGCAATACAAAATATCAAGCTTCTAGGAGGAATGGCACCAACTGTTTCTTTTGAGCAGCTTGTCTATGATTGCAGGCTGATGAATGAAGCTACTAAGAGAGGCGACGCTACAAGGCTTCTTATGAGAGACTTACTCGTAGACTCTGATAGTTATTATGATCCTCAAGCTTATGTTTTAAGACCAGATGTAGTTATGGACTTATCAAAAGAAATTCTTAGTGTTGACGGACATTTCAATAGAGTTAAAAAAGCAGCAGAAGTAACGATACAAACACTTAAAGATGCTCACAAAGCTGGTAAAGTCCTTATCGAAGAAAGAGAGCTCAGTATATTAGATACGCTGGGAGAGCAAGTGGCAGGGATTATAAATGATGAAGCTGCATTTATTGAAGAGATGAAAGATGAGTGTGATCCAGTTAAATTTGATCCTAAAAAATATGATCTGTAG
- the cobT gene encoding nicotinate-nucleotide--dimethylbenzimidazole phosphoribosyltransferase: protein MYNVLEYAKGIQLTDTVIQTETEKYIDNLTKPVGALGQLEEIVIKLAGIQCTQKININKKVVVIMCADNGVYDEGVSECPQDVTQQVTYNFTRGITGINRMTSFSKSDIYIVDIGVKGEINSPLVHNKKIRESTSNMCNEPAMTKDEAIKAINIGIEAVEALVGEGYEVFGTGEMGIGNTTTSAAVLSVLTGEEIKNVVGQGAGVKEDTFNRKVNAISRAIDKNNPEKEDIIDVLAKVGGFDLAGLCGVFIGAARNKKAVVIDGFISAVAALCACRIEPKCVHYMFPSHMSQETGMRIAMDALGLKPYFYVDMRLGEGTGCTLTFQLMDMALHTLYTMATFEEASIEKKNYIGIWK from the coding sequence ATGTATAATGTTTTAGAATATGCAAAAGGGATACAACTTACGGATACAGTGATTCAAACAGAAACAGAAAAATATATTGATAATCTCACAAAGCCTGTAGGAGCTCTAGGGCAGCTAGAAGAAATAGTGATAAAGCTTGCCGGTATACAATGCACTCAAAAGATCAATATCAATAAAAAGGTAGTTGTAATTATGTGTGCAGATAACGGGGTATATGATGAGGGTGTAAGTGAATGTCCACAAGATGTAACCCAGCAAGTTACCTATAATTTTACAAGAGGGATAACCGGGATTAACAGGATGACAAGTTTTTCAAAGTCTGATATTTACATAGTGGATATAGGGGTAAAGGGAGAAATCAATTCGCCTCTTGTACATAATAAAAAGATTAGAGAGAGTACCTCCAATATGTGTAATGAGCCAGCTATGACCAAAGATGAGGCGATAAAGGCCATTAATATTGGCATAGAAGCTGTTGAAGCGTTGGTTGGTGAAGGCTATGAAGTATTTGGAACAGGGGAGATGGGAATAGGCAACACGACTACATCAGCAGCAGTACTGAGTGTACTTACTGGTGAGGAGATAAAAAATGTTGTTGGCCAAGGAGCAGGTGTAAAAGAAGATACCTTTAATAGAAAGGTAAATGCCATCAGCAGAGCAATTGATAAAAATAATCCTGAGAAAGAGGATATCATAGATGTCCTGGCAAAAGTAGGCGGTTTTGATTTAGCAGGACTATGCGGTGTATTTATTGGAGCTGCAAGAAATAAAAAAGCAGTAGTGATAGATGGATTTATCTCTGCTGTTGCAGCACTTTGTGCCTGCCGAATAGAGCCTAAGTGTGTACATTATATGTTCCCATCTCATATGTCACAGGAAACAGGCATGCGTATTGCAATGGATGCTTTGGGGTTAAAACCTTACTTTTATGTTGATATGAGACTCGGAGAAGGAACAGGCTGTACATTGACCTTTCAGTTGATGGATATGGCCCTTCATACGTTATATACGATGGCAACTTTTGAAGAAGCGTCTATTGAGAAAAAGAATTATATAGGGATATGGAAATAA
- a CDS encoding DUF2284 domain-containing protein, which produces MNIDFELLKQECSVLKADRVAVIDVEKIVFRQELRDMCKSNVCGKYGTNWACPPGIGELEEVKIRAEEYAKALVIQTVYQLEDSFDFEGMLESKKEHKKVLEKIFNRIKEIYPEIDKMALSAGGCEYCEKCTYLENQPCRFPDQLIAPIEGYGIDVTALANTSGIPYNNGPNTVSYMSAVLFK; this is translated from the coding sequence ATGAACATTGACTTTGAATTGTTAAAACAAGAATGTTCGGTATTAAAAGCTGATCGCGTTGCAGTGATTGATGTAGAGAAAATAGTGTTTAGACAAGAACTAAGAGATATGTGTAAAAGTAATGTGTGTGGGAAATACGGCACAAATTGGGCATGTCCTCCGGGGATAGGAGAACTAGAAGAAGTTAAAATAAGAGCAGAGGAATATGCCAAAGCTTTAGTGATACAGACGGTTTATCAATTAGAAGACTCTTTTGATTTTGAGGGGATGCTGGAATCTAAAAAGGAACATAAAAAAGTTCTGGAAAAAATTTTTAACAGAATTAAAGAAATATATCCTGAAATAGATAAGATGGCATTAAGTGCAGGAGGATGCGAATACTGTGAGAAATGTACTTACTTAGAAAACCAGCCTTGCAGATTTCCAGATCAACTGATTGCACCGATAGAAGGCTATGGCATAGATGTAACTGCACTTGCAAATACAAGCGGTATACCTTATAATAACGGACCAAATACAGTATCTTATATGAGTGCTGTATTGTTTAAATAG